The following coding sequences lie in one Deltaproteobacteria bacterium genomic window:
- a CDS encoding DUF1592 domain-containing protein, whose product MRRKQAIQLVVWGLCGSTACYSGLGPTADGTDGANASGATDGGMGADTGSSDGGGEAAREVDAPTLRRLTAAEFSHAVVDLLGPVTIGTLPADFRVEGFVNIGAAKLAVAPAGVAEYENVLLLATQEAFADPERVAQILACVPSGLGDDACIREALARFGRRAWRRPLTADELDRFVAIVGDVGAETGDVVTGMRHATWALLQSPYFLYRVELGAPSGVDPNRLAFDSWEMASRLSFTLWSSVPDEVLLDAAADDELVDPENIADQAERMLADPRARAGVEVFAAELYGMWALGEKDKDAELHPEWTDSLKASMRAELLARVTDVVFDAPGDYFSLYDSDKVFVDNELAAIYGLPTAEPDGLRAATLPAGDARRGLIGSALVLAMNSLPARTSPTERGKFIADTLLCRTAPPPPPGADTMLPEPDGPMTMRERLEPHRSSPACMGCHALTDPLGLALEHFDTVGRYRETDNGLTLDVTGELDGVPFADAAELATLLRDNPDAPACLVNRLFAYSAGRVPLSTDAPLLERVQSDLADAGNRFDRLLLALVTHEDFRFANPTGTVIAPDDGEMP is encoded by the coding sequence ATGCGGCGCAAGCAGGCGATACAGCTCGTGGTGTGGGGTCTGTGCGGCTCCACGGCCTGCTATTCCGGGCTCGGCCCCACCGCCGACGGCACCGACGGCGCGAACGCGTCGGGCGCGACCGACGGGGGCATGGGCGCGGACACCGGCAGCAGCGACGGCGGCGGCGAGGCGGCGCGCGAGGTCGACGCGCCGACCCTACGGCGGCTCACCGCCGCCGAGTTCTCCCACGCGGTCGTCGACCTGCTGGGGCCCGTGACGATCGGCACCCTGCCGGCTGACTTCCGCGTCGAGGGCTTCGTCAACATCGGCGCCGCGAAGCTCGCGGTCGCGCCCGCCGGCGTCGCCGAGTACGAGAACGTGCTGCTGCTCGCGACGCAGGAGGCGTTCGCGGATCCCGAGCGAGTGGCGCAGATCCTCGCGTGCGTGCCCAGCGGGCTCGGGGACGACGCGTGCATCCGCGAGGCACTCGCGCGCTTCGGTCGACGCGCGTGGCGTCGCCCGCTGACGGCCGATGAACTCGACCGTTTCGTCGCGATCGTCGGTGACGTCGGCGCCGAGACGGGTGATGTCGTCACGGGCATGCGGCACGCGACCTGGGCGCTGCTGCAATCGCCGTACTTCCTCTACCGCGTCGAGCTGGGGGCACCCTCGGGCGTCGATCCCAACCGACTCGCGTTCGACTCGTGGGAGATGGCCTCGCGGCTGTCGTTCACGCTGTGGTCGTCGGTGCCGGACGAGGTGTTGCTCGACGCCGCGGCGGACGACGAGCTCGTCGATCCGGAGAACATCGCCGATCAGGCCGAGCGCATGCTCGCCGATCCGCGCGCGCGCGCGGGCGTCGAGGTGTTCGCCGCCGAGCTCTACGGCATGTGGGCGCTGGGTGAGAAGGACAAGGACGCCGAGCTGCATCCCGAGTGGACCGACTCGCTCAAGGCCAGCATGCGCGCCGAGCTGCTCGCACGCGTGACCGACGTCGTGTTCGACGCGCCCGGCGACTACTTCTCGCTCTACGACAGCGACAAGGTCTTCGTCGACAACGAGCTCGCCGCGATCTACGGCCTGCCGACGGCGGAGCCCGATGGCCTGCGCGCGGCGACCCTGCCCGCCGGCGACGCGCGCCGGGGTCTCATCGGCAGCGCGCTGGTGCTGGCGATGAACTCGCTGCCCGCTCGGACCTCGCCGACCGAGCGCGGCAAGTTCATCGCCGACACGTTGCTGTGTCGGACGGCACCACCACCACCGCCCGGTGCCGACACCATGTTGCCGGAGCCCGACGGCCCGATGACCATGCGCGAGCGACTCGAGCCGCACCGCTCGAGCCCGGCGTGCATGGGCTGCCATGCGCTCACCGATCCGCTGGGCCTCGCGCTCGAGCACTTCGACACGGTCGGACGCTACCGCGAGACCGACAACGGACTCACGCTCGACGTCACCGGTGAACTCGATGGTGTGCCGTTCGCCGACGCGGCCGAGCTCGCGACCCTGCTGCGCGACAATCCCGACGCGCCCGCGTGCCTGGTGAACCGACTGTTCGCGTACTCCGCGGGGCGCGTGCCGCTGTCGACCGACGCGCCACTGCTCGAACGCGTGCAGTCCGACCTCGCCGACGCGGGCAACCGCTTCGATCGACTGTTGCTGGCGCTGGTCACCCACGAGGACTTCCGCTTCGCCAACCCCACCGGGACCGTCATCGCGCCCGACGATGGAGAGATGCCATGA
- a CDS encoding VCBS repeat-containing protein produces the protein MVLDVSRWNLGGSVGATAAIVLGGCGPVVLSPGQDTESTSDTDSSSVSESESESETDPPTTTETVGGCDDGCPSGYYCDGNACIPYGCADGGCCYDGDCCYYDGSCYYNECYSVDDCGGEAVCMSGIDWGNFCQDVPMLPECELPLAPTPIPMVADGQVLALTFFAADADASRELVVATPSNVTVLAGGTGVAGAPLFAEPMQVNDVAVGDLDGDGDEDLAVALADDGGQVVTFLNDGSGILTLGGNTALLATRVEIADIDGDGRGDVVGQFDSVEPTALGVALSLEGGAFGPVQLLSTGITLYDFATGELDGGNGREVVAHLSTATWRWNGGGVIDDNPEGQFWLQAAGDDAPGPLAIATNSVLGDRVARALELSFLTYVEVFDGYGGGVGAFALPAGQHALVAADLDGEGREALVFATSSGRLSVIREALDCVSSIDLGYRTLPVVAAGDFNGDGLEDIATGSGIDLTIWTTLSP, from the coding sequence ATGGTGTTGGACGTCTCGCGTTGGAATCTCGGGGGCTCGGTGGGTGCGACCGCAGCGATCGTGCTCGGTGGATGCGGACCGGTGGTGCTCTCACCCGGACAGGACACCGAGAGCACCAGCGATACCGACAGCAGCAGCGTCAGCGAGTCGGAGAGCGAGAGCGAGACCGATCCGCCGACGACGACCGAGACGGTCGGCGGTTGCGACGATGGCTGCCCGAGCGGCTACTACTGCGACGGCAACGCGTGCATCCCGTACGGCTGCGCGGACGGTGGTTGCTGCTACGACGGCGACTGCTGCTACTACGACGGCAGCTGCTACTACAACGAGTGCTACAGCGTGGACGACTGCGGCGGCGAAGCGGTGTGCATGTCGGGCATCGATTGGGGCAACTTCTGCCAGGACGTCCCGATGCTGCCGGAGTGCGAGCTGCCCTTGGCACCGACGCCGATCCCGATGGTCGCGGACGGGCAAGTGCTTGCGCTGACCTTCTTCGCGGCCGACGCCGATGCGTCGCGCGAGCTCGTGGTCGCGACCCCGAGCAACGTGACGGTGCTCGCGGGTGGCACAGGCGTGGCCGGGGCCCCGCTCTTCGCCGAACCGATGCAGGTGAACGACGTCGCGGTGGGTGACCTCGACGGCGACGGCGATGAAGACCTCGCGGTCGCGTTGGCCGACGACGGCGGCCAGGTCGTCACGTTCCTGAACGACGGCAGCGGCATCCTGACGCTCGGCGGCAACACGGCACTGCTGGCCACCCGCGTCGAGATCGCCGACATCGACGGCGATGGTCGCGGCGACGTCGTCGGTCAGTTCGACAGCGTCGAGCCGACCGCGCTCGGCGTGGCGCTCTCGCTGGAGGGCGGCGCGTTCGGCCCCGTGCAGCTGCTGAGCACCGGCATCACGCTCTACGACTTCGCCACCGGTGAGCTCGATGGTGGCAACGGCCGCGAGGTCGTCGCGCACCTCAGCACTGCGACCTGGCGCTGGAACGGCGGCGGTGTGATCGACGACAATCCCGAAGGACAGTTCTGGCTGCAGGCCGCCGGCGACGACGCTCCGGGGCCGCTCGCGATCGCGACCAACTCCGTGCTGGGCGACCGTGTCGCACGGGCGCTCGAACTCTCGTTCCTCACGTATGTCGAGGTCTTCGACGGCTACGGCGGCGGCGTCGGTGCCTTCGCACTGCCCGCCGGCCAGCACGCGCTGGTGGCCGCCGACCTCGACGGCGAAGGTCGCGAGGCGCTGGTGTTCGCGACATCGAGCGGCCGACTGAGCGTGATCCGCGAGGCGCTCGACTGCGTCAGCAGCATCGACCTCGGCTACCGCACCTTGCCGGTCGTCGCCGCCGGCGACTTCAACGGCGACGGCCTGGAGGACATCGCGACCGGATCGGGCATCGACTTGACGATCTGGACCACACTGTCGCCATGA
- a CDS encoding 50S ribosomal protein L11 methyltransferase gives MATTDPSPPVGDIEYVPTPPAVLDQMIEAANLREHDVVYDLGCGDARLLIAAAERHDARGCGFDLDPVRVLESRANVDAAGLSQLVTIEQRDFFDVDLRPATVVMLYLSPELNVRLLPQLRQLNPGARIIAHDFDIAGIDFEQVWVVRAPNHRARPKMRDHLVLKWTAPI, from the coding sequence ATGGCGACCACCGATCCCAGCCCGCCCGTGGGCGACATCGAGTACGTGCCGACCCCGCCAGCCGTGCTCGACCAGATGATCGAGGCCGCCAACCTCCGCGAGCACGACGTGGTCTACGACCTCGGCTGCGGCGACGCGCGGCTGCTCATCGCCGCGGCCGAGCGCCACGACGCGCGCGGCTGCGGCTTCGATCTCGACCCCGTGCGGGTGCTCGAGTCGCGCGCCAACGTCGACGCCGCGGGGCTCTCGCAGCTCGTCACCATCGAGCAGCGCGACTTCTTCGACGTCGACCTGCGGCCGGCGACCGTCGTGATGCTGTACCTGTCGCCCGAGCTCAACGTGCGGCTATTGCCGCAGCTGCGCCAGCTGAACCCGGGTGCGCGCATCATCGCCCACGACTTCGACATCGCCGGCATCGACTTCGAGCAGGTCTGGGTGGTCCGCGCGCCCAACCACCGCGCGCGGCCCAAGATGCGCGATCACCTGGTGCTCAAGTGGACCGCGCCGATCTGA
- the tkt gene encoding transketolase: MSPRSSLPARPCDAALHTLMVHTIKALAMDGVEQAKSGHPGMPMGTADMAAALWLRVLVHDPSAPHWPDRDRFVLSAGHGSMLLYSLLHLTGYELPMGELQHFRKLHSRTPGHPEFGHTVGVEVTTGPLGSGISAAVGLAIAERILAERFNRDGHTIVDHLTYGICSDGDLMEGVASEAASISGHLGLGKLVFLYDDNHITIDGSTELSFSENVGARFEAYGWHVQHVDGHDGEAVTAALQAARAVTDKPSLIACRTTIAKGAPTKAGTSASHGAPLGKAEVEAAKQAMGWPLEPTFRVPPELRRELDARRDALALTRVQWEQRFAAYRSAHPELAASFEAAMRGELPAEVFAALPSFPVGTPIATRKAQQKILGAIMANDAGFVGGSADLAESNGVHLSGLEDQSRAHPGGRVLHFGVREHGMGGITNGLALHGGLRAFDATFLIFSDYMRGAVRLSALMGLPVVHVFSHDSFWLGEDGPTHQPVEQCMSLRMIPQLDVVRPADARETIGAWKHALSRKVGEGPTAILVTRQNLPVFAESRDDIDEGAYVLWQPEGVDASALHGILVATGSEVALAYDAAKALHAQGVAVRVVSMPCWELFERQPQAVRDRVLPPSVTRRLSIEAGVTLGWQKWAAHNMGLDHFGASAPAEDLAKEFGFTVDAVVQRYRSLA, from the coding sequence ATGAGCCCACGCAGCAGCTTGCCCGCCCGACCCTGTGATGCCGCACTGCACACCCTGATGGTCCACACCATCAAGGCGCTCGCGATGGACGGCGTCGAGCAGGCCAAGTCGGGTCACCCCGGCATGCCGATGGGCACCGCCGACATGGCGGCGGCGTTGTGGCTGCGCGTGCTGGTGCACGACCCCAGCGCGCCGCACTGGCCCGACCGCGATCGCTTCGTGCTCAGTGCCGGTCACGGCTCCATGCTGCTGTACTCGCTGCTGCACCTCACCGGCTACGAGCTGCCGATGGGCGAGCTGCAGCACTTCCGCAAGCTGCACTCGCGCACGCCCGGCCACCCCGAGTTCGGTCACACCGTCGGCGTCGAGGTCACCACCGGTCCGCTCGGCTCGGGGATCTCGGCGGCGGTCGGCCTCGCGATCGCCGAGCGGATCCTCGCCGAGCGCTTCAACCGCGACGGCCACACCATCGTCGATCACTTGACCTACGGCATCTGTAGCGATGGCGATCTGATGGAGGGTGTCGCGAGCGAGGCCGCCAGCATCTCGGGGCACCTGGGCCTGGGCAAGCTGGTGTTTCTCTACGACGACAATCACATCACGATCGATGGCTCGACCGAGCTGAGCTTCAGCGAGAACGTCGGCGCGCGCTTCGAGGCCTATGGCTGGCACGTGCAGCACGTCGACGGCCACGACGGCGAGGCCGTCACGGCTGCGCTGCAGGCCGCGCGGGCGGTCACCGACAAGCCCTCGCTCATCGCGTGTCGCACCACCATCGCCAAGGGCGCGCCGACCAAGGCCGGCACCTCCGCCAGCCACGGCGCACCGCTGGGCAAGGCCGAGGTCGAGGCCGCCAAGCAGGCGATGGGCTGGCCGCTCGAGCCGACCTTCCGCGTGCCGCCCGAGCTGCGCCGCGAGCTCGATGCGCGACGCGATGCGCTGGCGCTGACGCGGGTGCAGTGGGAGCAGCGCTTCGCGGCGTACCGCAGCGCGCACCCCGAGCTCGCGGCCTCATTCGAGGCGGCGATGCGGGGCGAGCTGCCCGCCGAGGTGTTCGCGGCGCTGCCGAGCTTCCCGGTCGGCACGCCGATCGCGACCCGCAAGGCCCAGCAGAAGATCCTCGGCGCCATCATGGCCAACGACGCCGGCTTCGTCGGCGGCTCCGCCGATCTCGCCGAGAGCAACGGCGTGCACCTCTCCGGCCTCGAGGACCAGAGCCGGGCGCACCCCGGCGGCCGCGTGTTGCACTTCGGTGTACGCGAGCACGGCATGGGTGGCATCACCAACGGCCTCGCCCTGCACGGCGGCCTGCGGGCGTTCGATGCCACGTTTCTCATCTTCTCCGACTACATGCGCGGGGCCGTGCGGCTGTCGGCGCTGATGGGCCTGCCGGTGGTGCACGTGTTCAGCCACGACAGCTTCTGGCTGGGTGAGGACGGGCCCACCCATCAGCCCGTCGAGCAGTGCATGAGCCTGCGGATGATCCCGCAGCTCGATGTCGTGCGGCCTGCAGACGCGCGCGAGACCATCGGCGCGTGGAAGCACGCGCTGTCGCGCAAGGTCGGCGAGGGTCCGACGGCGATCCTCGTGACGCGGCAGAACCTGCCGGTGTTCGCCGAGAGCCGCGATGACATCGACGAGGGCGCCTACGTGTTGTGGCAGCCCGAGGGCGTCGATGCGTCGGCGCTGCACGGCATCCTGGTCGCGACCGGCAGCGAGGTCGCGCTCGCCTACGACGCCGCCAAGGCGCTGCACGCCCAGGGTGTGGCGGTGCGCGTGGTGTCGATGCCGTGCTGGGAGCTGTTCGAGCGCCAGCCGCAGGCGGTCCGCGATCGCGTGCTGCCGCCGTCGGTGACGCGGCGCCTGTCGATCGAGGCCGGCGTCACGCTGGGCTGGCAGAAGTGGGCGGCGCACAACATGGGCCTCGATCACTTCGGCGCCTCGGCGCCGGCCGAAGACCTCGCGAAGGAGTTCGGCTTCACGGTCGACGCGGTGGTGCAGCGCTACCGCTCACTCGCGTGA
- a CDS encoding response regulator, giving the protein MDTILVVDDDELVADLLRAVLERAGMRVVVHTSGFGLAVAVRKHRPALVVLDVNMPGLSGVQAVRAMRALDPAYGIDAPLLLHSGLPHAELEELAQQTGARGWLRKPARAAETVAAVRRALGQLPDADDVSTTPEP; this is encoded by the coding sequence ATGGACACCATCCTCGTGGTCGACGACGACGAACTCGTCGCCGACCTGCTCCGTGCGGTCCTGGAGCGGGCCGGGATGCGCGTGGTGGTGCACACCTCGGGCTTCGGACTCGCGGTCGCGGTGCGCAAGCATCGTCCCGCGTTGGTGGTGCTCGATGTCAACATGCCGGGTCTGAGCGGCGTGCAGGCGGTGCGTGCGATGCGAGCACTCGATCCGGCCTATGGCATCGACGCGCCGCTGCTGCTGCACAGCGGGCTGCCCCACGCGGAGCTCGAAGAGCTCGCACAGCAGACAGGCGCGCGCGGGTGGCTGCGCAAGCCCGCGCGCGCGGCCGAGACCGTCGCGGCCGTGCGTCGGGCGCTCGGCCAGCTGCCCGACGCGGACGACGTGAGCACCACGCCAGAACCGTGA
- a CDS encoding FIST C-terminal domain-containing protein: MADGTTPRAQAFEVRRGASAAPEPRAAFTELAAQLAQEHPVFTLFYCAPEYASEALCATLAEQFPAGLVVGCTTAGEIGPLGYLDGSIAGVSIGGDLRVEAARIDDLANFRAEDAAALTRRLITQLEQHGTPVDGSNTFAFLLIDGLCGLEEVVVSQLYRNLGDVQLFGGSAGDGTRFGETWIYHDGRFRQNCAVLLLMQTSQPFRVFKTQHFVRAESRLVVTGADPARRIVTEINGEPAGREFARIVGLDVDDLTPLIFACHPVVVRMGGDEYVRSIQKVNDDGSLTFFCAIEEGVVLTVARGVDLVAGLRTQLEELEFELGKPQLVLGCDCILRHLECKERNITAEVGQLFDAHNVIGFGTYGEQYNAVHVNQTFTGVAIGRRA; this comes from the coding sequence ATGGCCGACGGCACCACGCCCCGCGCGCAGGCATTCGAGGTCCGTCGAGGTGCGAGCGCCGCCCCCGAGCCGCGCGCCGCGTTCACCGAGCTGGCCGCGCAGCTCGCCCAGGAGCATCCGGTCTTCACGCTGTTCTACTGCGCGCCCGAGTACGCCTCCGAGGCGCTCTGCGCGACGCTGGCCGAGCAGTTTCCCGCCGGCCTCGTCGTGGGTTGCACCACCGCCGGTGAGATCGGCCCGCTCGGCTACCTCGACGGCTCCATCGCGGGCGTCAGCATCGGCGGTGACCTCCGCGTCGAAGCGGCTCGCATCGACGACCTCGCGAACTTCCGGGCCGAAGACGCCGCCGCGCTGACGCGGCGTCTCATCACGCAGCTCGAGCAACACGGGACACCCGTCGACGGCAGCAACACCTTCGCGTTCCTCCTCATCGACGGCCTCTGCGGCCTCGAAGAGGTGGTGGTGAGCCAGCTGTACCGCAACCTCGGCGACGTGCAGCTGTTCGGCGGCTCGGCCGGCGACGGCACGCGCTTCGGCGAGACCTGGATCTACCACGACGGCCGCTTCCGACAGAACTGCGCCGTGTTGCTGTTGATGCAGACCTCGCAGCCATTCCGCGTGTTCAAGACCCAGCACTTCGTGCGGGCCGAGTCGCGCCTGGTCGTGACCGGAGCGGACCCGGCGCGCCGCATCGTCACCGAGATCAACGGCGAGCCTGCGGGCCGCGAGTTCGCGCGCATCGTCGGGCTCGACGTCGACGATCTCACGCCGCTCATCTTCGCGTGCCACCCCGTGGTGGTCCGCATGGGCGGTGACGAGTACGTGCGCTCGATCCAGAAGGTCAACGACGACGGCAGCCTGACCTTCTTCTGCGCGATCGAGGAGGGCGTCGTGCTGACCGTGGCACGGGGCGTCGACCTGGTCGCGGGTCTGCGCACGCAGCTCGAGGAGCTCGAGTTCGAGCTCGGCAAACCCCAGCTGGTGCTGGGCTGCGACTGCATCCTGCGCCACCTCGAGTGCAAGGAGCGCAACATCACCGCCGAGGTCGGGCAGCTGTTCGATGCGCACAACGTGATCGGCTTCGGCACCTACGGCGAGCAGTACAACGCCGTGCACGTGAACCAGACCTTCACCGGGGTCGCGATCGGACGCCGGGCGTAG
- a CDS encoding response regulator, with protein MGDDGELERLRTENAKLTKINRALMSRVERSLDQGSPFALFESATSLESEVRQRTAALRSAMRELSTTNEELRAATFAADAASRAKSEFIARISHELRTPMNGVLGMTELLLESQLSPAQRRSVHTIGRSAQLLLRVIDDVLDFTKAEQGKLRLEQRSFELAPVMDDTLDLLAETARRRGIELVRSIDPELPRAMIGDSLRLRQMLTNLVGNAIKFTPKGHVAVRFRQRARRGDEIELELEVEDTGIGIEPAAQRAIFEAFTQADGSTTRRYGGTGLGLAIVRQLAEMMDGSVTVRSEPGAGSTFTIVMRMVASTRAPVEVIATEQVRRAEHRGLHVLVAEDNGINVEVLQGMLERLGCTCEVAGDGRAAVQAAASGRFDAILMDWQMPVLDGLAASRQIREHERAQALPPATIIAVTSNAMAADRERCLAAGMDSFLSKPLTLSALAAALPGGPRPRCEAVREEGPLELGALLDLAQLDDDGAMITRVLQLFVDECPRALDRLCEASRGEDLGCVADEAHRLRSSCGYVGARKMVSLCEDLERAGRGGAADRVPALLDALAAAFEQVRVSLPCARLEALRRTSATAATGASNLAD; from the coding sequence GTGGGCGACGACGGCGAGCTGGAGCGGCTGCGGACCGAGAACGCGAAGCTGACCAAGATCAATCGCGCGCTCATGAGCCGCGTCGAGCGCAGCCTCGATCAGGGCAGCCCCTTCGCGTTGTTCGAGAGCGCGACCTCGCTCGAGAGCGAGGTCCGCCAGCGCACGGCGGCGCTGCGCAGCGCCATGCGCGAGCTCAGCACCACCAACGAAGAGCTCCGCGCCGCGACATTCGCCGCCGACGCGGCCAGCCGCGCCAAGTCGGAGTTCATCGCACGCATCAGCCACGAGCTACGCACACCCATGAACGGCGTGCTCGGCATGACCGAGCTGCTGCTCGAGTCGCAGCTGAGCCCGGCTCAGCGTCGTTCGGTGCACACCATCGGACGCTCGGCGCAGCTACTGCTGCGCGTGATCGACGACGTCCTCGACTTCACCAAGGCCGAGCAGGGCAAGCTCCGACTCGAGCAGCGCAGCTTCGAGCTCGCACCCGTGATGGACGACACCCTCGATCTGCTCGCGGAGACGGCGCGACGCCGCGGCATCGAGCTGGTGCGCTCGATCGATCCCGAGCTCCCGCGGGCGATGATCGGCGACAGTCTTCGCCTGCGTCAGATGCTCACGAACCTGGTCGGCAACGCGATCAAGTTCACGCCCAAGGGCCACGTCGCCGTACGGTTCCGTCAACGCGCGCGCCGAGGCGACGAGATCGAGCTCGAGCTCGAGGTCGAGGACACCGGCATCGGCATCGAGCCCGCTGCCCAGCGCGCGATCTTCGAGGCGTTCACCCAGGCCGACGGCTCGACCACGCGACGCTACGGCGGCACCGGCCTGGGGCTCGCGATCGTGCGCCAGCTCGCCGAGATGATGGACGGCAGCGTCACGGTCCGCAGCGAGCCCGGCGCCGGCTCGACCTTCACCATCGTCATGCGCATGGTCGCGAGCACGCGAGCGCCAGTGGAGGTGATCGCGACCGAGCAGGTGCGTCGGGCCGAGCATCGTGGACTGCACGTGCTGGTCGCCGAGGACAACGGCATCAACGTCGAGGTGCTGCAGGGCATGCTCGAGCGCCTCGGCTGCACCTGCGAGGTCGCCGGGGATGGTCGGGCCGCGGTGCAAGCGGCCGCGAGCGGGCGCTTCGACGCGATCCTCATGGATTGGCAGATGCCGGTGCTCGACGGGCTCGCGGCGTCGCGGCAGATCCGCGAGCACGAGCGCGCGCAGGCACTGCCGCCGGCGACCATCATCGCGGTGACCTCGAACGCGATGGCGGCCGATCGAGAGCGCTGCCTGGCCGCGGGCATGGATTCATTCCTCAGCAAGCCCCTGACGTTGTCGGCGCTGGCGGCAGCGCTGCCCGGCGGCCCGCGGCCACGGTGCGAAGCCGTGCGCGAGGAGGGGCCGCTCGAGCTCGGCGCCCTGCTCGACCTCGCACAGCTCGACGACGACGGCGCCATGATCACGCGCGTGCTGCAGCTCTTCGTCGACGAGTGTCCCCGCGCGCTGGACCGCCTCTGCGAGGCCAGCCGCGGCGAGGACCTCGGCTGCGTCGCCGACGAGGCCCACCGCCTGCGCTCGAGCTGCGGCTATGTCGGCGCACGCAAGATGGTCTCGCTGTGCGAGGACCTCGAACGCGCCGGCAGGGGCGGGGCCGCCGATCGCGTGCCCGCCTTGCTCGACGCGCTCGCCGCTGCGTTCGAGCAGGTTCGCGTGTCGCTCCCGTGCGCGCGCCTCGAGGCGCTGCGCCGCACCTCGGCGACCGCCGCAACCGGCGCGTCGAACCTGGCCGACTAG
- a CDS encoding MFS transporter, translating to MGTASNPDDAAERGRGFSRAFWTANVAELLERGAWYGVFVAITLYLSRILAYSDVEAAAVSGAFSAGLYLLPTFSGAWADRIGFRRALLVAFALLTIGYGGMWLLPVLLQGAGLVQYGREVAFTGLQDSPQRWLFVPVMLFVMVGGSFIKSVITGTIASETTASTRARGYSIFYAMVNIGAFGGKTLVQPLRERLGNEGLVVLNLFSAGMTAAAFVLVLLLYRGRDAGQGGKSTAEIGRALVAVLRRGRLVVLICIITGFWIVQYQLYASMPKYVLRMAGEDSAPSWYANVNPAVVVVSVGAITALMRRRSALTSMSVGMFIMPVSALCMAAGNLIGRGEILGMQPVAFMMVVGIGFQGLAESFISPRYLEYFSLQAPPGQQGLYLGFSHLHSFLAALVGFVSSGFLLQRYCPDPSTLSAADQQQRLDALAGHGELPAAYAQAHHLWYAFVGVAIVSALALVIFGRVVARRDARAG from the coding sequence ATGGGCACCGCGAGCAACCCCGATGACGCCGCCGAGCGCGGCCGCGGCTTCTCCCGCGCGTTCTGGACCGCCAACGTCGCGGAGCTGCTCGAGCGGGGCGCGTGGTACGGCGTGTTCGTCGCGATCACGCTGTACCTGTCGCGGATCCTCGCCTACTCCGACGTCGAGGCGGCGGCAGTGTCGGGCGCGTTCTCGGCCGGGCTCTACCTGTTGCCGACCTTCAGCGGTGCGTGGGCCGACCGCATCGGCTTCCGACGGGCGCTGCTGGTGGCGTTCGCGCTGCTGACGATCGGCTATGGCGGCATGTGGCTGCTGCCGGTGCTGCTGCAGGGCGCGGGCTTGGTGCAGTACGGTCGCGAGGTCGCGTTCACGGGTCTGCAGGACAGCCCGCAGCGGTGGCTGTTCGTGCCGGTCATGCTGTTCGTGATGGTCGGGGGCTCGTTCATCAAGTCGGTCATCACCGGCACGATCGCGAGCGAGACCACCGCCAGCACCCGCGCGCGTGGCTACTCGATCTTCTATGCGATGGTGAACATCGGGGCGTTCGGCGGCAAGACGCTGGTGCAGCCACTGCGTGAGCGGCTGGGCAACGAAGGGCTGGTGGTGCTGAACCTCTTCTCCGCCGGCATGACCGCGGCCGCGTTCGTGCTGGTGCTGCTGCTCTACCGTGGCCGCGACGCTGGCCAGGGCGGCAAGAGCACGGCCGAGATCGGTCGCGCGTTGGTGGCCGTGCTGCGGCGGGGGCGTCTGGTGGTGTTGATCTGCATCATCACGGGCTTCTGGATCGTGCAGTACCAGCTCTACGCGAGCATGCCGAAGTACGTGCTGCGCATGGCCGGCGAGGACTCGGCGCCGTCGTGGTACGCCAACGTCAACCCTGCGGTGGTGGTGGTGAGCGTCGGTGCGATCACGGCGCTGATGCGACGCCGCAGCGCGTTGACATCGATGAGCGTCGGCATGTTCATCATGCCGGTGTCGGCGTTGTGCATGGCCGCAGGCAACTTGATCGGGCGCGGCGAGATCCTCGGCATGCAGCCGGTCGCGTTCATGATGGTGGTCGGCATCGGATTCCAGGGCCTGGCCGAGAGCTTCATCTCGCCGCGCTATCTCGAGTACTTCTCGCTGCAGGCGCCGCCGGGGCAGCAGGGGCTCTACCTCGGCTTTTCGCACCTGCACTCCTTCCTGGCCGCGCTGGTCGGTTTCGTCAGCTCGGGCTTCCTGCTGCAGCGCTACTGCCCCGACCCCAGCACGTTGAGCGCCGCCGACCAGCAGCAGCGCCTCGATGCTCTCGCCGGTCACGGCGAGCTGCCGGCCGCGTACGCGCAGGCGCATCACCTGTGGTACGCGTTCGTGGGGGTCGCGATCGTCTCTGCGCTCGCGCTGGTGATCTTCGGCCGCGTGGTCGCGCGGCGGGACGCGCGAGCCGGCTAG